The window TGTATGTATACATATATGAAAGGTGGTTGCTAGGGCATGAATCTGAGGCTCGTTTTCTAATTGTACGTATGTACGCAGGCCGACGTTCTGGCGGATCTacaaggccaaggacgtggaggAGTTCAAACCGGACCCCTACCTGGCGACGCTCATGAACTGCCTGCTCTGGTTCTTTTACGGGCTCCCCATCATCCACCCCAACAGCACCCTCGTCCTCACCATCAACGGCATCGGCCTTGTCATTGAGGGCGCctacatcatcatcttcatcatctacgCGGCCAAGAACACAAGGGTATGTACGTGCAACCCTTCTAATGCCTCCTCAATCCTCATCCGTCCCACTGTCTTTTTTGGCTTTAGTTTCCTTACAGAAGATCCTCCAGCCCCTAACCCAAGCTATGTGCATGTGCTCTGCTGTGTGTGCAGTGGAAGATGCTCGGCGTGCTCGCCCTTGAGGCGGCGTTCGTGGCTGCCGTGGCGgccggtgtgctcctcggtgcccACACCCATGAGAAGCGCTCCATGATCGTAGGCATCCTCTGCGTCATCTTCGGCTCCATCATGTACGCCTCCCCGCTCACCATCATGGTACGTACACCACCCCAACTTAAGGGTCGTCGACCCGTGATCTTTGATAACCGCTTTAACTTGTTAGTTCAGGTGGCTAATTAATTAATTTGCATTGTGCACGTATGGTGTGGTAATGATGCGTTTTCAAGAAAAATACCTGCCTATAATTTATTTTTAAAGTTCTAGTGGATGCTTTTGACAGACCTTAATTTGTTAAGCAGTACACCTTGTTTGTTGTTGATTATGTCCATCTAAAAGCTGCACCCACCTTTCATTTTTTTAATGCTCGTGCCAAAACCCTGTTAAAAAAAGTCCGAATTGACTTTTCACCTCTCACGCACCCAAATTCTTCTACAATATGCTACATGATATATTGTTAATCAAAAAAGCCTACGGTTTATTTCTATCTCAAAGGTAAACTTCCTTTACAGGGTGAAATACGAGCTCAGGCTAATTGTAAATGACGGATGCTTTTGCCAACTTACGAGTGTACTAATACAAATATAACTCAAAAAGTTAAGATGAAAGTAGTAATATTGTACTGCCTATTTGCAGGGTAAAGTGATCAGGACCAAGAGTGTGGAGTACATGCCATTCTTCCTGTCGCTGGTGAACTTCCTCAATGGCTGCTGCTGGACGGCCTATGCGCTTATCAAGTTTGACATCTACATCACGGTATGTACATACACATACACATTGGAAATAAGAAGTCGCAAACCCAGCCAAACATACAATCAAGAAATCCTCAGCGCGGATTGATCTAACTTTTA is drawn from Triticum aestivum cultivar Chinese Spring unplaced genomic scaffold, IWGSC CS RefSeq v2.1 scaffold188122, whole genome shotgun sequence and contains these coding sequences:
- the LOC123176327 gene encoding bidirectional sugar transporter SWEET6b-like, translated to MVSADVARNIVGIIGNVISFGLFLSPVPTFWRIYKAKDVEEFKPDPYLATLMNCLLWFFYGLPIIHPNSTLVLTINGIGLVIEGAYIIIFIIYAAKNTRWKMLGVLALEAAFVAAVAAGVLLGAHTHEKRSMIVGILCVIFGSIMYASPLTIMGKVIRTKSVEYMPFFLSLVNFLNGCCWTAYALIKFDIYITIPNALGTIFGLIQLILYFYYYRSTPKKGKNVELPTVLTKNAVTSGTVSVTIEK